Proteins from a single region of Desulfolutivibrio sulfoxidireducens:
- a CDS encoding STAS domain-containing protein, with protein MRIDLDGDCTVAAARVLKDLFLDALARGEPTRVSFRGIDKADLSFFELLLAARQAFAQKGVELVLLPDLPGHLAFAADWMGLAELCPSAGAGA; from the coding sequence ATGCGCATCGATCTTGACGGGGATTGCACTGTGGCCGCGGCCCGGGTCCTCAAGGACCTGTTTCTGGATGCCCTGGCCCGGGGCGAACCCACGCGGGTGAGTTTTCGCGGCATCGACAAGGCGGACCTGTCGTTTTTCGAACTCCTGCTCGCCGCTCGCCAGGCCTTTGCCCAAAAAGGCGTGGAGTTGGTCCTTTTGCCCGATCTGCCGGGACATCTGGCGTTCGCGGCCGACTGGATGGGCCTGGCCGAACTGTGCCCCTCGGCGGGGGCCGGGGCATGA
- a CDS encoding chemotaxis protein CheW, which produces MNDEQRGGTERFLTLNLDKEHFALDIYSVREILDMTEITRIPQTPEYMRGVVNVRGSAVPVVDLRLKFGMPAAEQTLNTRIVILEIARGDKSAAIGAIADSVREVLEIESTSIDPPPRMGAGVKADFIRGIARHAERFLLILDAEKVFTTEEILTLDGLGTQSADDPGADATSGDDVRAPAA; this is translated from the coding sequence ATGAACGACGAGCAACGCGGCGGAACCGAGCGGTTTTTGACGCTGAATTTGGATAAGGAGCATTTTGCCCTGGACATTTATTCCGTGCGCGAGATCCTGGATATGACCGAGATCACGCGCATCCCGCAAACCCCGGAATACATGCGCGGGGTGGTCAACGTGCGCGGCAGCGCCGTGCCCGTGGTGGACCTGCGCCTCAAATTCGGCATGCCCGCGGCCGAACAAACCCTCAATACCCGCATCGTCATCCTGGAAATCGCCCGGGGCGACAAGAGCGCGGCCATCGGGGCCATCGCCGATTCGGTCCGGGAGGTGCTGGAGATCGAATCGACCAGCATCGATCCGCCGCCGCGTATGGGCGCCGGGGTCAAGGCCGATTTCATCAGGGGCATCGCCCGCCACGCCGAGCGGTTTCTTTTGATCCTCGACGCCGAGAAGGTCTTCACCACGGAGGAGATCCTGACCCTGGACGGACTGGGAACGCAGTCGGCTGACGATCCGGGCGCGGACGCGACTTCCGGCGACGACGTCCGGGCTCCGGCCGCCTGA
- a CDS encoding methyl-accepting chemotaxis protein: MQWLNNLRIGTKLISSYILLLLLMGGVGYLGVTNMGMISGMLDDLYNKNLVPILQIDEANIELIKFARNHYRLVISRDHAEMEAYNTRIEENVVKMKKSLDEYAAGQLTEKEKDLLGKFRTAFEAYRASAKKIPEMAMAGDRDGAIAHMLGDAAKLGAAPDELLGELAQANRVMAKEELAQSTAVYEESRTEMYAIVGFAVLVGLLIGVVLSRMISKGIKKCADFGLALSRGDLSGNLPIDQKDEVGILADAMRAVAEAEGDVAHKFGLLAEGDLRIAVQERSEKDTLMRAIAEMIRRLTEIVGEVQAGAENVATGSEEMSASSETLSQGASEQAAAVEECSSSMEQMSSSINQNADNARQTESIAAKAANDAKESGEAVTRTVAAMKDIAGKISIIEEIARQTDLLALNAAVEAARAGEHGKGFAVVASEVRKLAERSQGAAAEINKLSADSTSVAERAGTLLEKLVPDIQKTADLVQEIAAASQEQSSGATQVNKALQQLDQVIQQNAAASEELASTSEELSAQAEQLQASISFFTTDTMHATRTVKAIPQATAARPKVNPPVKKPATAKPSIKLRLSPKGGDADDQAFDRY; this comes from the coding sequence TCAGGATCGGGACCAAGCTCATTTCCAGCTACATCCTGCTGCTTCTGCTCATGGGAGGGGTCGGCTATCTCGGGGTCACCAACATGGGCATGATAAGCGGCATGCTCGATGACCTCTACAATAAAAATCTCGTCCCCATTCTTCAGATCGACGAGGCCAACATCGAACTGATCAAGTTCGCCAGAAACCATTACCGGCTGGTCATTTCCCGGGATCATGCCGAAATGGAGGCCTACAACACGCGCATCGAGGAGAACGTCGTCAAAATGAAAAAGTCCCTCGACGAGTATGCCGCCGGGCAACTTACGGAAAAGGAGAAGGACCTCCTGGGCAAGTTTCGGACGGCCTTCGAGGCCTACCGGGCGTCCGCGAAAAAGATCCCGGAGATGGCCATGGCCGGGGACCGGGACGGGGCCATCGCCCACATGCTGGGCGACGCGGCCAAGCTCGGGGCCGCGCCGGATGAGCTTCTGGGGGAACTGGCCCAGGCCAACCGGGTGATGGCCAAGGAGGAATTGGCGCAAAGCACGGCGGTTTACGAGGAGTCGCGCACCGAAATGTATGCCATCGTGGGTTTCGCCGTGCTTGTGGGCCTTCTTATTGGCGTGGTCCTCTCGCGCATGATCTCCAAGGGCATCAAGAAGTGCGCCGACTTCGGCCTGGCCCTGTCCAGGGGCGACCTAAGCGGCAACCTCCCCATCGATCAGAAGGACGAGGTCGGGATCCTGGCCGACGCCATGCGCGCCGTGGCCGAGGCCGAGGGCGACGTGGCCCACAAATTCGGGCTTCTGGCCGAGGGCGATTTGCGCATCGCCGTCCAGGAACGGTCCGAAAAAGATACGCTCATGCGCGCCATCGCCGAGATGATCCGGCGCCTGACCGAGATCGTGGGCGAGGTCCAGGCCGGGGCCGAGAACGTGGCCACGGGCAGCGAGGAGATGAGCGCCAGTTCCGAAACCCTGTCCCAGGGCGCGTCCGAACAGGCCGCCGCCGTGGAGGAATGCTCCTCGTCCATGGAGCAGATGTCCTCCTCCATCAACCAGAATGCGGACAACGCCCGCCAGACCGAATCCATCGCCGCCAAGGCCGCAAATGACGCCAAGGAGTCCGGTGAGGCCGTGACCAGGACCGTGGCGGCCATGAAGGACATCGCCGGAAAGATCTCCATCATCGAGGAAATCGCCCGCCAGACCGACCTTCTGGCCTTGAACGCCGCCGTGGAGGCCGCCCGGGCCGGCGAACACGGCAAGGGCTTCGCCGTGGTGGCCTCCGAGGTCCGCAAGCTGGCCGAACGCAGCCAGGGCGCGGCCGCCGAGATCAACAAGCTCTCGGCCGATTCCACGTCCGTGGCCGAACGGGCCGGGACCCTCCTCGAGAAGCTGGTGCCGGACATTCAAAAGACCGCCGACCTGGTCCAGGAGATCGCCGCCGCCAGCCAGGAACAAAGTTCCGGGGCCACCCAGGTCAACAAGGCCCTGCAGCAGCTCGATCAGGTCATCCAGCAAAACGCCGCCGCGTCCGAGGAACTGGCCTCCACCTCCGAGGAGCTCTCGGCCCAGGCCGAGCAGCTTCAGGCCTCCATCTCCTTTTTCACCACCGACACCATGCATGCGACCCGGACCGTGAAGGCCATTCCCCAGGCCACGGCGGCCAGGCCCAAGGTCAACCCCCCGGTAAAAAAGCCCGCGACCGCCAAGCCATCCATCAAGCTGCGTCTGTCCCCGAAGGGGGGGGACGCCGACGATCAGGCCTTCGACCGGTATTAG